From Proteus vulgaris:
AACTGCGTCGCGTCGTTGAGCCGCTGATTACTCTTGCCAAGACCGACAGCGTAGCTAATCGTCGTCTGGCATTCGCCCGTACTCGTGATAACGAAGTCGTGGCAAAACTGTTTACAGTATTAGGTCCGCGTTTTGCGAGCCGTGCAGGTGGTTACACTCGTATTCTGAAGTGTGGCTTCCGTGCTGGTGACAACGCTCCAATGGCTTACATTGAGCTTGTTGACCGTGCTGATTCTGAAACAGAAGCAGCAGCTGAATAATTTAATTATTATTTAGTGAAGCGAATAAAAAGACCGGATTTTTTAATCCGGTTTTTTTATATCTATTGGAAAACGCTATTCACAAGATATAAAGGTTTCTCTTTTTATATTTTATTTTTGCATTCCTCTTTACTTT
This genomic window contains:
- the rplQ gene encoding 50S ribosomal protein L17: MRHRKSGRQLNRNSSHRQAMFRNMAGSLVRHEIIKTTLPKAKELRRVVEPLITLAKTDSVANRRLAFARTRDNEVVAKLFTVLGPRFASRAGGYTRILKCGFRAGDNAPMAYIELVDRADSETEAAAE